The following coding sequences are from one Pararge aegeria chromosome 13, ilParAegt1.1, whole genome shotgun sequence window:
- the LOC120628754 gene encoding cytochrome c oxidase assembly protein COX19 has translation MSTAMTFGQKQFIPTPPDKGSFPLDHDGVCKKSMIKYMNCLFSNNSNNSMCRLEARDYLACRMEHNLMAKEEWSKLGFKDVDLDISEKRNK, from the coding sequence ATGTCTACAGCAATGACATTTGGGCAGAAACAGTTTATACCTACACCTCCAGATAAAGGAAGTTTTCCACTTGACCATGATGGTGTTTGTAAGAAATCTATGATTAAATATATGAATTGTTTATTCAGTAACAACAGCAACAATTCTATGTGTCGCCTCGAAGCGAGGGACTACCTAGCCTGCCGAATGGAACACAATCTAATGGCCAAGGAGGAATGGTCCAAATTAGGTTTCAAGGATGTTGATTTAGATATAagtgaaaaaagaaataagtaa